In the genome of Pediococcus claussenii ATCC BAA-344, one region contains:
- the glmU gene encoding bifunctional UDP-N-acetylglucosamine diphosphorylase/glucosamine-1-phosphate N-acetyltransferase GlmU, whose translation MEKKFTIILAAGQGTRMKSKLYKVLHKVSGKAMVDHVLTQVEKTHMDKVVTVIGHGAEQVRELLGDRTEYALQSEQLGTGHAVLQTESLLGGEEGMTMVVSGDTPLFRAETFEELFEYHKQKGAAVTILTANADNPFSYGRIVRNNVGVVSKIVEQKDATREETEITEINTGVYCFDNKKLFAALHQVKNNNAQGEYYLPDVIGIMKNQGEIVAAYQMDDFSESMGVNDRLALSKATKVMQKRINEEHMLNGVTIIDPENTYIDYGIKIGSDTVIEPGVQLQGNTKIGEDCVIGAHSKIVDSTIEDRVTITASTVESSIMHSDSNVGPNSHLRPKSELGEFVHVGNFCEVKNATLGARTKMGHLSYVGDATLGTDINIGCGVVFVNYDGVSKYHSNVGDYSFIGSNSNVVAPIELADHSYVAAGSTITKDVEQYGMGIARARQVNKPDYFKKLPVYEAAIEAEKNQKN comes from the coding sequence ATGGAGAAGAAGTTCACGATTATTTTAGCAGCAGGTCAAGGAACTAGAATGAAGTCTAAGTTGTACAAAGTTTTACATAAAGTGAGTGGTAAAGCAATGGTTGACCATGTGTTGACACAAGTTGAAAAAACTCACATGGATAAAGTGGTTACCGTGATTGGACATGGTGCAGAACAGGTTCGCGAATTGCTTGGAGACCGAACAGAGTACGCTTTACAAAGTGAACAACTTGGAACAGGACATGCTGTTCTCCAAACTGAAAGTTTGTTAGGCGGTGAAGAAGGAATGACCATGGTAGTTAGTGGTGATACCCCGTTATTCCGTGCTGAAACTTTCGAAGAATTGTTTGAATACCACAAGCAAAAGGGTGCGGCAGTTACAATTTTGACAGCCAACGCAGATAACCCATTTTCATATGGACGGATTGTCCGTAATAATGTTGGCGTGGTTTCAAAAATTGTGGAACAAAAGGATGCTACACGAGAAGAAACTGAAATTACTGAAATTAATACTGGTGTCTACTGTTTTGATAATAAAAAATTATTTGCGGCTCTTCACCAAGTTAAGAACAATAATGCTCAGGGTGAATATTATCTTCCAGATGTTATTGGAATAATGAAAAATCAGGGCGAAATTGTGGCTGCGTATCAAATGGATGATTTTTCAGAGTCAATGGGAGTAAACGATCGTCTTGCTTTATCTAAAGCAACAAAGGTAATGCAAAAACGTATTAATGAAGAACACATGCTTAACGGTGTGACAATTATTGATCCAGAAAACACATATATCGATTATGGGATCAAAATTGGATCAGACACGGTTATTGAACCAGGTGTCCAGCTACAAGGTAATACAAAGATTGGTGAGGATTGTGTAATTGGGGCCCATTCTAAGATTGTTGATTCAACGATTGAAGATCGTGTAACTATCACTGCCTCAACAGTCGAATCTTCTATTATGCATTCGGATAGTAATGTAGGTCCAAATAGTCATTTGCGTCCTAAGAGTGAATTAGGAGAATTTGTTCATGTGGGTAATTTCTGTGAGGTTAAAAATGCTACATTGGGTGCCCGTACTAAAATGGGTCATTTGAGTTATGTTGGCGATGCTACTCTTGGAACAGATATTAATATTGGCTGTGGTGTCGTATTCGTCAATTACGACGGTGTTAGCAAATATCATAGTAACGTTGGCGACTATTCCTTTATTGGAAGTAACTCCAATGTAGTGGCTCCAATTGAACTGGCTGATCATAGTTACGTAGCGGCAGGATCTACAATCACGAAGGATGTAGAACAGTATGGAATGGGTATTGCACGTGCCCGCCAGGTTAATAAGCCTGACTATTTTAAAAAATTACCAGTTTACGAAGCTGCAATTGAAGCAGAAAAAAATCAAAAGAACTAA
- a CDS encoding ribose-phosphate diphosphokinase: MSEHYSDPKLKIFALNSNKPLAEKIAEAVGVELGKTSVDRFSDGEIRINIEESIRGDEVYIIQSTSAPVNDNLMELLIMVDALRRASASTINIVIPYYGYARQDRKARSREPITAKLVANMIERAGATRIIALDLHAAQIQGFFDIPLDHLMGAPLLADHFIERGLYKDAVVVSPDHGGVTRARKLAEFLKAPIAIIDKRRPRANVAEVMNIIGEVKGKRCIMIDDMIDTAGTITLGAQALMDAGATEVYASCTHPVLSGPAIERIANSPIKELIVTDSISLPEEKKIDKIKQISVGPLIGEAIRLIHENKPVSPLFNNRFSKEKE, encoded by the coding sequence ATGTCTGAACATTATTCAGATCCAAAGCTGAAGATTTTTGCTTTGAATTCAAACAAGCCTTTGGCTGAAAAAATTGCCGAAGCAGTTGGTGTTGAACTTGGAAAGACGTCGGTTGATCGTTTTAGCGATGGCGAAATCCGCATTAACATTGAAGAAAGTATTCGTGGGGACGAAGTTTACATTATTCAGTCAACATCTGCCCCAGTTAACGATAACTTGATGGAATTGTTAATCATGGTTGATGCCTTACGTCGCGCCAGCGCAAGTACCATCAATATTGTTATTCCTTACTACGGTTATGCTCGTCAAGATCGTAAGGCTCGTTCACGCGAACCAATCACAGCTAAATTAGTTGCAAATATGATTGAACGTGCTGGTGCTACAAGAATTATTGCGTTAGACTTACACGCTGCTCAGATTCAAGGATTCTTCGATATTCCTTTGGATCATTTGATGGGTGCACCTTTGTTGGCTGACCATTTTATCGAACGTGGGTTATATAAAGATGCCGTAGTTGTTTCTCCAGATCATGGTGGTGTAACTCGTGCTCGTAAGTTAGCAGAGTTTCTAAAAGCCCCAATTGCAATTATTGATAAACGTCGTCCTCGTGCCAATGTTGCTGAAGTTATGAACATTATTGGTGAAGTTAAGGGTAAACGTTGTATCATGATTGATGATATGATCGATACGGCTGGCACAATTACTTTAGGAGCACAGGCGTTGATGGATGCCGGTGCTACAGAAGTATACGCAAGTTGTACTCACCCAGTTCTTTCTGGTCCGGCTATTGAACGAATTGCGAACTCTCCAATCAAGGAGTTAATTGTAACTGATTCAATTAGTCTTCCAGAAGAAAAGAAGATTGATAAGATTAAACAAATTTCAGTTGGCCCGCTTATTGGTGAAGCAATTCGCTTGATCCATGAAAACAAGCCGGTCAGTCCGTTGTTTAATAACCGTTTTAGCAAAGAAAAAGAATAA
- a CDS encoding NAD-dependent epimerase/dehydratase family protein, protein MERILVTGGSGFLGLHIIDQLLKNKYQVITTLRNLDKQAEVLKTLTDQHTPDLKNLSFVEANLMDDHNWFEAMNSCDVVMSVASPVFFGKITNESDALKPAVNGIQRILKFANLAKVPQVIMTSNFGAVGFSKVVGSNSVTKESDWTDEHAIGLSIYEKSKLLAEKAAWQYIEQPNIHIKLTTINPVAILGSSFNNHVSGSFNLLQDIISGKTKRIPPIELNVIDVSDVARLHVLAIKNSKAYNQRFIATAPGQISFQEIANLITNQRPEISHKITDKSLSKLVINLGAFFGNAQAREGKLLMYMNRNVSGEKSKELLNFTPQFTAEQAVLNAVDSLIKFKLT, encoded by the coding sequence GTGGAACGTATTCTAGTAACAGGCGGTTCAGGATTTCTTGGATTGCATATCATAGATCAACTTTTAAAAAATAAATATCAGGTGATTACCACCCTTCGAAATTTAGACAAACAAGCAGAAGTTTTAAAAACATTGACTGACCAACATACTCCTGATCTCAAAAATCTTTCATTCGTCGAAGCCAACCTTATGGATGATCATAATTGGTTTGAAGCCATGAATTCATGTGACGTCGTGATGAGTGTTGCGTCTCCAGTTTTCTTTGGAAAAATCACTAACGAATCTGATGCACTCAAACCCGCCGTAAATGGTATTCAGCGTATTCTAAAATTTGCAAATCTTGCCAAAGTCCCACAAGTAATTATGACCTCCAACTTTGGCGCTGTGGGCTTTAGTAAAGTTGTCGGATCCAATAGTGTCACAAAAGAGTCAGATTGGACTGATGAACATGCTATTGGTCTATCAATCTATGAAAAATCAAAGTTACTTGCAGAAAAAGCGGCATGGCAATACATCGAACAGCCTAACATCCATATAAAGCTCACCACCATCAACCCTGTTGCAATTTTGGGATCATCATTTAATAATCATGTTTCAGGCAGCTTTAATTTATTACAAGACATAATCTCAGGCAAAACAAAACGAATTCCGCCAATTGAATTAAACGTTATTGATGTTTCAGACGTTGCTCGACTGCATGTTCTAGCCATTAAAAATTCTAAGGCATACAATCAGCGCTTTATTGCAACGGCACCTGGCCAAATTTCATTCCAAGAAATTGCTAATTTAATTACAAATCAACGTCCCGAAATCAGTCATAAAATCACTGATAAATCACTATCGAAACTAGTTATTAACCTAGGTGCATTCTTTGGCAACGCTCAAGCTCGTGAAGGAAAATTATTAATGTATATGAATCGCAACGTCAGCGGTGAGAAGTCAAAAGAATTACTTAATTTCACGCCACAATTCACTGCTGAACAGGCAGTTTTGAATGCAGTTGATAGTCTTATTAAGTTTAAATTGACCTAA
- a CDS encoding MerR family transcriptional regulator, which translates to MAKTYSVKRVAEIFGLSVSALHFYDKKGLLPFVSKNEMGYRIFTDSDLNFIHTICCLKDTGMKIDNIRSYIEFCMEGPTTINKRRQLLEEHRRKIEEQQRVLAERKQEVDEKLSIYRSKDAAEIINHEINYVSAEKSSVNLKNPFAKLQNGRQ; encoded by the coding sequence ATGGCAAAAACGTATTCAGTAAAAAGAGTAGCAGAAATTTTTGGGTTATCTGTTTCGGCATTGCACTTTTATGATAAAAAAGGATTGTTGCCTTTTGTTTCTAAAAATGAGATGGGGTATCGTATTTTTACTGATTCTGATTTAAATTTTATTCATACAATCTGTTGTTTAAAGGATACTGGGATGAAAATTGACAATATAAGAAGTTATATTGAATTTTGTATGGAAGGGCCCACAACGATTAACAAGAGACGGCAGTTATTGGAAGAACACCGAAGGAAGATTGAGGAACAACAGCGAGTATTAGCGGAAAGAAAACAAGAGGTTGATGAGAAACTGTCAATTTACCGTTCAAAAGATGCAGCAGAGATCATTAACCATGAAATTAACTATGTGTCTGCAGAAAAAAGTAGTGTTAACTTAAAAAATCCGTTTGCAAAGTTGCAGAACGGACGGCAATAA
- a CDS encoding DUF2316 family protein, translated as MSLNPLQRRNTRKELNEALLRSNLKGEKVAADLNITTDKFNRIMSLEQQALEDPWIVKEYLNEQIKKNGAEPVSFSALKGDYHQYWFLNSNVIDSKKISAGEY; from the coding sequence ATGTCACTAAATCCTTTACAAAGACGCAACACACGTAAGGAACTAAATGAAGCCCTACTACGTTCTAACTTAAAAGGCGAAAAAGTTGCTGCTGATTTAAATATTACAACTGATAAGTTCAATAGGATTATGTCTCTGGAACAGCAAGCCTTGGAAGATCCTTGGATAGTTAAGGAATATTTAAACGAACAGATCAAAAAAAATGGTGCTGAACCTGTTTCATTTTCAGCACTAAAGGGTGACTATCACCAGTATTGGTTTTTAAATTCAAACGTTATCGACTCAAAGAAAATTAGTGCTGGCGAATACTAA
- a CDS encoding MIP/aquaporin family protein, with translation MRKYISEIIGTFVLVFVGTATVTIAKGDVLAIGLAFGLAVTIMAYSVGAISGGHFNPAVTLGMFINKRISASDAIYYVVSQFIGAILASAVVKFLLSSMNAPTNNLGQTDFPIISAGAAFFVETLITFLFVFVILLVTSNKYGNANFAGLIIGLTLGFMIIVALNLTGGSLNPARSFGPAIFVGGKALSHYWVYLLAPLVGSAIAAYTAKFLGSEE, from the coding sequence ATGCGCAAGTATATTTCAGAAATTATTGGTACATTTGTACTAGTTTTCGTTGGTACTGCAACCGTCACCATTGCAAAAGGCGACGTTTTAGCTATTGGTTTAGCATTTGGTTTAGCAGTAACCATCATGGCTTACTCAGTTGGTGCTATTTCGGGAGGTCATTTTAATCCCGCTGTTACACTCGGAATGTTTATTAACAAGCGAATTTCAGCTAGTGACGCAATTTATTACGTGGTTTCGCAATTTATTGGTGCAATTCTTGCCTCAGCGGTTGTCAAATTCTTGCTTAGTTCAATGAATGCTCCAACTAACAACTTGGGACAAACAGATTTTCCCATCATCTCAGCTGGTGCCGCATTTTTCGTTGAAACATTGATTACATTCCTATTTGTATTTGTTATTTTACTAGTTACAAGTAACAAATATGGTAATGCAAACTTTGCAGGATTAATCATTGGTTTAACATTAGGCTTTATGATTATCGTAGCGCTAAACTTAACTGGTGGTTCATTGAACCCTGCTCGTAGTTTTGGACCTGCTATCTTTGTTGGTGGCAAGGCATTATCGCACTACTGGGTTTACTTATTAGCACCATTGGTTGGTTCAGCAATCGCCGCTTATACTGCTAAATTCCTAGGTAGCGAAGAATAA